The Propionibacterium freudenreichii subsp. freudenreichii genome contains a region encoding:
- a CDS encoding PDDEXK family nuclease, translated as MKFRRRNLEALGSLIVGNVGRDDAENEDEAKYFPYRSSMYITEFFQELETEFHHDGSTRHRWVADVLEQMLAEPHDGPTRPPDVFCRLIDQLMSPADRLNEGPDRPRALAQLNEVLGREGFEAFYGEDNHCYLRHVGTQTVTVLAANPHRPFSKAELERRQLLTAYLDQCSEDDLIEEVLLPLFRQLGYHRITAAGHKDKALEYGKDIWMRYTLPTQHILYFGIQAKKGKLDASGVTKTGNANMAEIHNQALMMLAHEIFDPETNRRVLVDHAFIVAGGEITKAARNWLGNALDASKRSQIMFMDRDDILNLYVVTNLPLPGGALPPSPPNPWATRDEAPF; from the coding sequence GTGAAGTTCCGTCGCCGCAACCTCGAAGCCCTCGGGTCACTCATCGTGGGCAACGTGGGTCGTGACGACGCCGAAAACGAGGACGAAGCCAAGTACTTCCCGTATCGCTCCAGCATGTACATCACCGAGTTCTTTCAAGAGTTGGAGACCGAGTTCCACCACGACGGCTCGACCCGCCATCGCTGGGTTGCGGACGTGTTGGAACAGATGCTGGCCGAACCCCATGACGGCCCCACACGTCCCCCGGATGTCTTCTGCCGTCTCATTGACCAACTCATGAGTCCAGCCGATCGGCTCAACGAAGGCCCCGACCGTCCTCGTGCGCTGGCACAACTCAACGAGGTACTCGGTCGCGAAGGTTTCGAGGCGTTCTACGGCGAAGACAACCACTGCTACCTCCGCCACGTCGGCACACAGACCGTCACTGTCCTTGCCGCCAATCCGCACCGCCCCTTCAGCAAGGCTGAACTGGAGCGGCGGCAGCTCTTGACGGCCTACCTCGACCAGTGCAGCGAGGATGATCTCATCGAGGAAGTGCTCCTCCCGCTGTTCAGACAGTTGGGCTACCACCGCATCACGGCAGCCGGGCACAAGGACAAGGCGCTGGAGTACGGCAAGGACATCTGGATGCGCTACACCTTGCCGACCCAGCACATCCTCTACTTCGGCATCCAGGCTAAGAAGGGCAAGCTCGACGCCTCAGGCGTCACCAAGACCGGCAACGCCAACATGGCCGAGATCCACAACCAAGCGCTCATGATGCTGGCACACGAGATCTTCGATCCTGAGACCAACCGCCGGGTCTTGGTTGACCACGCCTTCATCGTGGCGGGCGGGGAGATCACCAAGGCGGCTCGCAACTGGCTCGGCAACGCTCTCGATGCCAGCAAGCGGAGCCAGATCATGTTCATGGACCGCGACGACATCTTGAACCTCTACGTCGTCACCAACCTGCCGCTGCCCGGGGGAGCCTTGCCGCCGTCGCCCCCGAACCCGTGGGCGACACGCGACGAGGCACCGTTCTAG
- a CDS encoding IS481-like element ISPfr17 family transposase — MTHANAPLTPEGRRRLAVLVVEQGWSLRRAAERFQCSPATVKRWADRYRAGLPLIDRSSRPTSSPNRLSRKTEHRIVALRFTRRWGPHRIAYHLRLHRSTVGRVLARYKMPKLINIDQATGLPVRRPKPKRYEVAAPGQLVHVDIKKQGRIPDGGGWRAHGRGSMQDRHAGVARDKAARAGAAGSRGYRYLHHAVDDHSRIAYSEILDDERKETAAGFWTRANAFFAGLGVTVTAVMTDNGSCYRSGAFADALGDEVKHKWTRPYRPQTNGKVERFNRTLAVEWAYAKPYASEAERAAAYETWLHHYNHHRPHTGIGGQTPSARVHNVTGKYS; from the coding sequence GTGACTCACGCTAACGCACCCTTGACACCGGAAGGGCGTCGTCGTCTTGCTGTTCTCGTCGTGGAACAGGGCTGGTCGTTGCGGCGGGCGGCGGAACGGTTCCAGTGCTCGCCCGCGACGGTGAAGCGGTGGGCCGACAGGTACCGGGCAGGGCTGCCGTTGATCGACCGTAGTTCGAGGCCCACCTCGTCACCGAACCGGCTTTCGCGTAAGACGGAGCATCGGATCGTCGCGTTGCGGTTCACTCGCCGGTGGGGTCCGCACCGGATCGCGTATCACCTGCGGTTGCACCGTTCCACGGTCGGTCGGGTGCTCGCCCGATACAAGATGCCGAAGCTGATCAACATCGACCAGGCCACCGGGCTGCCGGTTCGCCGCCCGAAGCCGAAACGGTACGAGGTCGCCGCGCCGGGCCAGCTCGTGCACGTAGATATCAAGAAACAAGGCCGGATCCCCGACGGCGGCGGGTGGCGTGCCCACGGTCGCGGATCCATGCAGGACCGTCACGCGGGAGTGGCCCGCGACAAGGCAGCCCGTGCCGGGGCAGCCGGCTCTCGCGGCTACCGGTATCTGCACCACGCCGTGGACGACCACTCCCGGATCGCGTACTCAGAGATCCTTGACGACGAGCGCAAAGAGACCGCAGCGGGGTTCTGGACCCGCGCGAACGCGTTCTTCGCAGGCCTGGGCGTCACAGTCACCGCGGTGATGACCGACAACGGTTCCTGCTACCGGTCAGGCGCCTTCGCTGACGCGCTCGGCGACGAGGTGAAGCACAAGTGGACCCGGCCATACCGGCCGCAGACCAACGGCAAGGTCGAGCGGTTCAACCGGACCCTCGCCGTCGAGTGGGCCTACGCGAAGCCCTACGCCAGCGAAGCCGAGCGCGCCGCAGCCTACGAGACCTGGCTCCATCACTACAATCACCACAGACCCCACACCGGGATCGGCGGCCAGACTCCCTCAGCCCGCGTTCACAACGTCACGGGGAAGTACAGCTAG
- a CDS encoding type III PLP-dependent enzyme domain-containing protein, producing the protein MTEEPTLREACQGTPPLSARLEPWMQELLADPATCSSLLERYGSPLNVHDFSALPRNAAELTEVAEGSGVDLRIFVARKANKTLGMVRAAHRAGLGVDVGSERELGQVLEAGVPPHDVVVTAAIKPDPVLRLALESRSLLVLDNLDEVAASRRVAEQVTGARSAEPGRPADGASGAPEPFPVALRLAPKPSDLIPPTRFGESARAWLELIDSGGLGDLLRVDGVHFHLHGYDPTARATALGEALELIDALRERGLAQDGAFVDIGGGIPMSYLDDAEQWDAFWQAHERQAPESGLGGGARAADDDRPAAAPDAGEDAPTAPLTWRREPLRQVYPYHQQVIRGPWLERFLGHEIRPGATAGQALRERGVQLRCEPGRSMMDGCGMTLARVIQRTSASDGVPLVGLEMNRTQCRSTSDDFLVDPILVRTGTRDDATDPSVAGAGQSRASERFEGFLVGAYCIEAELILRRRLAFPQGVAVGDVIALPNTAGYLMHILESASHQIPLASNVERVGGGEAGGSGGDHPSAEVADRSRTGGTDHSSTAVEGSDPRPDVPGFKRDGIDRVLPIRA; encoded by the coding sequence GTGACCGAGGAACCCACCCTGCGCGAGGCATGCCAGGGAACCCCGCCGCTGTCGGCTCGTCTGGAGCCGTGGATGCAGGAGCTGCTGGCGGACCCTGCGACCTGCAGCTCGCTGCTGGAGCGCTACGGAAGCCCGCTGAACGTGCACGACTTTTCCGCGCTGCCGCGCAACGCCGCAGAGCTCACGGAGGTGGCCGAGGGCTCCGGGGTGGACCTGCGGATCTTCGTGGCACGCAAGGCCAACAAGACCCTCGGCATGGTGCGTGCCGCGCATCGCGCCGGGCTGGGGGTCGACGTGGGCAGCGAGCGCGAGCTGGGCCAGGTGCTCGAGGCCGGTGTGCCGCCGCATGACGTGGTGGTCACCGCGGCCATCAAGCCCGATCCGGTGCTGCGCCTGGCCCTGGAGTCCCGCTCACTGCTGGTGCTGGACAACCTCGACGAGGTGGCCGCCTCCCGGAGGGTCGCCGAGCAGGTCACCGGCGCCCGGAGCGCGGAACCAGGTCGCCCCGCGGACGGGGCCTCTGGTGCCCCCGAGCCGTTCCCCGTGGCGCTGCGCCTCGCGCCCAAGCCCAGCGACCTGATCCCGCCCACCCGCTTCGGGGAGTCGGCCCGCGCCTGGCTCGAGCTGATCGACTCCGGCGGCCTGGGCGACCTGCTGCGGGTGGACGGTGTGCACTTCCACCTGCACGGCTATGACCCGACCGCGCGCGCCACCGCCCTCGGGGAGGCGCTGGAGCTGATCGACGCGCTGCGCGAGCGCGGCCTGGCCCAGGATGGCGCGTTCGTGGACATCGGCGGCGGCATCCCGATGAGCTACTTGGACGATGCCGAGCAGTGGGACGCCTTCTGGCAGGCCCACGAGCGGCAGGCCCCGGAGTCGGGCCTCGGCGGGGGTGCTCGCGCGGCCGACGACGACCGGCCCGCGGCTGCCCCCGACGCCGGCGAGGACGCCCCCACCGCCCCGCTGACCTGGCGCCGGGAACCGCTGCGGCAGGTGTACCCCTACCACCAGCAGGTGATCCGCGGGCCCTGGCTGGAGCGGTTCCTGGGCCACGAGATCCGCCCGGGTGCCACTGCCGGGCAGGCCCTGCGAGAGCGCGGGGTGCAGCTGCGCTGCGAGCCGGGCCGCTCCATGATGGACGGTTGCGGCATGACGCTGGCGAGGGTCATCCAGCGCACCAGTGCCAGCGACGGCGTGCCCCTGGTGGGGCTGGAGATGAACCGCACCCAGTGCCGCTCCACCTCCGACGACTTCCTGGTGGACCCGATCCTGGTGCGCACCGGCACACGCGACGATGCCACGGATCCGTCGGTCGCCGGTGCCGGGCAGAGCAGGGCGAGCGAACGGTTCGAGGGGTTCCTGGTGGGCGCCTACTGCATCGAGGCCGAGCTGATCCTGCGTCGGCGCCTCGCGTTCCCGCAGGGTGTGGCCGTGGGCGATGTGATCGCCCTGCCCAACACCGCCGGGTACCTGATGCACATCCTGGAGAGCGCGTCCCACCAGATCCCCCTGGCCTCCAACGTGGAGCGCGTCGGCGGTGGGGAGGCAGGCGGATCCGGAGGTGACCACCCCAGCGCAGAGGTGGCGGACCGCAGCAGGACGGGCGGCACGGACCACAGCAGCACCGCCGTCGAAGGCAGCGATCCCCGTCCTGATGTGCCCGGGTTCAAGCGCGACGGCATCGACCGGGTGCTGCCCATCCGGGCCTGA
- the sbnA gene encoding 2,3-diaminopropionate biosynthesis protein SbnA, with product MTHTSGSPQREHTSSTPADDRPPATPTEAATSGPDIPVGLDNGPEGPGVSAAGFASPVPAIVAGISEAIGNTPLIRLDSLFPDSGVEILAKLESVNPGGSTKDRPAMGMVRDALQTGRLAPGGTVVESSSGNLGVALARACNAHDVRFVCVVDARTNATTVRTIQALGGEIDLVSEPDPATGDLLTARFNRVKELLEEIPDAVNLYQYGNPANPRAHYDGTMREIAEATGHQVDVLMAAVSTTGTIGGCSAYIRDHDMSTRAIAVDAVGSVLFGGTAAPRPLPGMGAGVVTELSRQVQPDQVIRVEGLDCVVGARHLARSEGILAGGSTGGIVHALGGLIPSLEPGTRVVFVVHDGGVPYLETVYDDQWVRENLDADTDAIAEGIEQLRRTARRG from the coding sequence GTGACCCACACCTCCGGCTCCCCGCAGCGGGAGCACACCAGCAGCACGCCCGCGGATGACCGGCCGCCCGCCACCCCCACCGAGGCGGCCACCAGCGGACCCGACATCCCCGTCGGCCTCGACAACGGCCCGGAGGGCCCGGGCGTCTCCGCGGCGGGGTTCGCGTCCCCCGTGCCCGCGATCGTGGCCGGGATCAGCGAGGCCATCGGGAACACTCCCCTGATCCGTCTGGACTCCCTGTTCCCCGACTCCGGGGTGGAGATCCTGGCGAAGCTGGAGTCGGTGAACCCGGGCGGCTCCACCAAGGACCGGCCGGCGATGGGCATGGTGCGCGACGCCCTGCAGACCGGGCGACTGGCCCCCGGCGGCACCGTGGTGGAGTCCTCCTCCGGCAACCTTGGCGTGGCCCTGGCCCGTGCCTGCAACGCCCACGACGTGCGGTTCGTGTGCGTGGTCGACGCCCGTACCAACGCCACCACCGTGCGCACCATCCAGGCGCTCGGCGGGGAGATCGACCTGGTGTCCGAGCCCGATCCAGCTACCGGCGACCTGCTCACCGCCCGCTTCAACCGGGTCAAGGAGCTGCTGGAGGAGATCCCCGATGCGGTGAACCTGTACCAGTACGGCAATCCCGCCAATCCCCGTGCCCACTACGACGGCACCATGCGGGAGATCGCCGAGGCCACCGGGCACCAGGTGGACGTGCTGATGGCGGCGGTGTCCACGACCGGAACCATCGGCGGCTGCTCCGCGTACATCCGCGACCACGACATGAGCACCCGCGCGATCGCGGTCGACGCGGTGGGCTCGGTTCTGTTCGGTGGCACCGCCGCGCCCCGCCCCCTGCCCGGCATGGGTGCGGGCGTGGTCACCGAGCTGTCCCGCCAGGTTCAACCCGATCAGGTGATCCGCGTGGAGGGCCTGGACTGCGTGGTGGGCGCCCGGCACCTGGCACGCAGCGAGGGCATCCTGGCCGGGGGCTCCACCGGCGGCATCGTGCATGCCCTGGGCGGGCTGATCCCCAGCCTCGAGCCCGGCACCCGCGTGGTGTTCGTGGTGCACGACGGCGGCGTTCCCTACCTGGAGACCGTGTACGACGACCAGTGGGTGCGGGAGAACCTCGACGCCGACACGGACGCGATCGCGGAGGGGATCGAGCAGCTGCGCAGGACCGCCCGCCGTGGCTGA
- a CDS encoding FAD/NAD(P)-binding protein — translation MAEQPSVRAGTAHPARSDGAARPIRDDRTAPPMAAAETPLRPAADAPLRLAVVGAGPKALYALEELTALLDAAGSATATADDAGAAASESSAASGLIVTVIDPVAVPGTGAAYHSGQPHHLRLNVTAAILDEPATGDFPAYPSWVQDPYPQLADEPYPPRAVVGEYLAQRWQQMIHGLSRHARVEHARARVTDLRREGSAWHLTTDAAPADVGPVDEVLIATGHAAGHRGALVHHWSSPLPLVPAVLPAERMLSAEQVPPGSRVAVRGGALTFIDACLTLTEGRGGTFTESTEVDASGGTEADVPARLVHHRGPHEPTVIRPITRQGLLLDAKPDPGSPLTGAGERAVEQARARFTSGQGMGPDAVLAIVVDAATAMLEGTPAPKKHASTSGRDARDTVAGSRAAVEHTLSTGAEPDLPRGAGRAEAALRRSIETAQGHRSPGPAWALGRVWQTLYSLVSAALRGSDAPEEEWARFRQAAQVLERFAFGPPLVNARKLLAMIDSGAVDLSWMDGGTGIDGNSIHVAPVTESSDATATGRHVDATATGRHDDAPSGGDVDVVIDAVLTPPGLLNLTDELAGSLLHRGLVQVRPGRRGAMIDEAGSPVGRDDAPLVAPDGRTVAGLALIGRPTEDHVIGHDSLNRHLHHEGRCWARRIADRVAGVDDAAPADAAVPAAPAPAVAPE, via the coding sequence GTGGCTGAGCAGCCCTCCGTCCGGGCCGGCACGGCCCATCCGGCCCGCAGCGACGGTGCTGCCCGCCCGATTCGCGACGACCGCACTGCACCGCCCATGGCAGCCGCTGAGACACCGCTTCGCCCGGCCGCCGATGCGCCGCTGCGGCTCGCCGTCGTCGGTGCCGGACCGAAGGCGCTGTACGCGCTGGAGGAACTGACCGCGCTGCTGGATGCTGCGGGCTCCGCCACGGCCACCGCCGACGACGCGGGAGCTGCGGCCTCCGAATCGTCAGCAGCATCCGGCCTGATCGTGACGGTGATCGATCCTGTCGCCGTGCCGGGTACGGGCGCCGCCTACCACTCCGGCCAGCCGCACCACCTGCGGCTGAACGTGACCGCGGCGATCCTGGATGAGCCCGCCACCGGCGACTTCCCCGCGTACCCCAGTTGGGTGCAGGACCCGTACCCGCAGCTGGCCGACGAGCCGTACCCGCCGCGCGCGGTGGTCGGCGAGTACCTCGCCCAGCGCTGGCAGCAGATGATCCATGGTCTCTCCCGGCATGCCCGCGTGGAGCACGCCCGGGCCCGGGTGACGGACCTGCGGCGCGAGGGCAGCGCCTGGCATCTGACCACCGACGCTGCTCCCGCGGACGTCGGCCCGGTGGACGAGGTGCTGATCGCCACCGGTCACGCCGCTGGCCACCGGGGCGCCCTGGTGCACCACTGGAGTTCACCCCTCCCCCTGGTCCCGGCGGTGCTGCCCGCTGAGCGGATGCTCAGCGCCGAGCAGGTCCCACCCGGTTCCCGGGTCGCGGTGCGCGGCGGGGCGCTGACCTTCATCGACGCCTGCCTGACCCTCACCGAGGGCCGCGGCGGCACCTTCACCGAGAGCACCGAGGTCGACGCGAGCGGCGGCACCGAGGCGGATGTCCCTGCCCGCCTGGTGCACCATCGCGGGCCGCACGAGCCGACCGTGATTCGGCCGATCACCCGGCAGGGTCTGCTGCTGGATGCGAAGCCGGACCCGGGATCACCCCTGACCGGGGCCGGCGAGCGCGCCGTCGAGCAGGCCCGCGCCCGATTCACCTCCGGCCAGGGCATGGGCCCGGACGCGGTGCTGGCGATCGTGGTCGATGCCGCCACCGCCATGCTCGAGGGGACACCCGCGCCCAAGAAGCACGCCAGTACCTCGGGACGGGATGCGCGCGACACCGTCGCTGGTTCTCGCGCGGCCGTCGAACACACGCTGAGCACCGGTGCGGAACCCGATCTGCCCCGCGGCGCGGGGCGCGCCGAGGCGGCGCTGCGTCGCAGTATCGAGACGGCCCAGGGCCACCGCTCGCCCGGTCCGGCCTGGGCGCTGGGTCGCGTGTGGCAGACCCTCTACTCCCTGGTCTCCGCCGCCCTGCGCGGCAGCGACGCCCCCGAGGAGGAGTGGGCGCGCTTCCGGCAGGCCGCGCAGGTGCTGGAGCGGTTCGCCTTCGGCCCTCCGCTGGTCAACGCCCGCAAGCTGCTGGCGATGATCGACTCCGGCGCGGTGGACCTGTCCTGGATGGATGGTGGGACGGGCATCGACGGCAACAGCATCCATGTCGCGCCCGTGACCGAGAGCTCCGACGCCACTGCCACCGGCCGGCATGTTGACGCCACTGCCACCGGCCGGCACGACGACGCACCGTCGGGCGGCGATGTCGACGTGGTGATCGACGCGGTGCTCACCCCGCCCGGTCTGCTGAACCTCACCGACGAGCTGGCGGGGTCGCTGCTGCACCGCGGCCTGGTGCAGGTGCGGCCCGGCAGGCGGGGGGCGATGATCGACGAGGCCGGCTCCCCCGTCGGCCGCGATGACGCGCCACTGGTCGCCCCCGACGGTCGGACCGTGGCCGGGCTCGCGCTGATCGGGCGGCCCACAGAGGACCATGTCATCGGCCACGACTCGCTGAACCGCCACCTGCACCACGAGGGCCGATGCTGGGCCCGACGGATCGCGGACCGGGTTGCGGGCGTTGACGATGCCGCTCCCGCTGACGCAGCTGTTCCTGCCGCCCCCGCCCCCGCTGTCGCCCCCGAGTGA